A single region of the Arthrobacter sp. V1I7 genome encodes:
- a CDS encoding TadE/TadG family type IV pilus assembly protein → MSKTSERGAVAVEFALLAPVLVLLLLGIMEFGRAYNTQITLSSAAREGVRVMAINNTPTAARTAVRNAATGLQPALTDANIAVTPSTCTPGAQVSLTITYSFSTMTGIAAPFAMEGRGVMLCGG, encoded by the coding sequence TTGTCCAAAACATCCGAACGGGGCGCCGTCGCGGTGGAGTTCGCTCTTCTTGCCCCCGTCCTGGTACTGCTGCTGCTGGGAATTATGGAGTTCGGCCGGGCCTACAACACCCAGATCACGCTCTCCAGCGCCGCCCGCGAGGGCGTCCGCGTCATGGCCATCAATAACACGCCAACGGCCGCCCGCACCGCAGTCAGAAACGCTGCCACGGGGCTGCAGCCGGCGTTGACGGACGCCAACATCGCTGTGACTCCTTCGACATGTACCCCCGGCGCGCAGGTCTCACTTACGATCACCTATTCGTTTTCAACCATGACCGGCATTGCTGCGCCGTTCGCGATGGAAGGCAGGGGTGTGATGCTGTGCGGCGGTTGA
- a CDS encoding Flp family type IVb pilin translates to MRSFFANLATRLRRDQRGATAVEYGIMVSLIAVVIIVAVTLLGGTLADTFTKAKCSISGGAFVAGTAATASTAAVPAKCT, encoded by the coding sequence ATGCGTTCCTTTTTCGCCAACCTCGCAACCCGTCTTCGCCGCGATCAGCGCGGCGCCACCGCCGTCGAATACGGCATCATGGTGTCGCTCATCGCCGTCGTGATCATCGTCGCCGTCACGCTACTGGGCGGGACCTTGGCCGACACCTTCACGAAAGCGAAGTGCTCGATCAGCGGCGGCGCCTTCGTCGCAGGCACTGCGGCCACGGCCAGCACTGCCGCAGTTCCGGCTAAGTGCACGTAA
- a CDS encoding A24 family peptidase, translating to MSDPAATGSALPFFMTAIGALGLLLGLLAELLIRRLLPHLAATPSTIARITTAAVTFGLSALLAWRFGAAAELPAYLLLAIAGVQLARIDVLHHLLPNRLVLPLLGAGLLLLTLAAGAAGEAENLVRGVGGAVILFAGYLILALASRNGLGMGDVKLAAPLGLYLGYQGWSQLFYGGALGFVAGGLVFPRPYAEKPRKQATGSRSRPVHALRRPDGHPLDALTPSGLQCRPGNLQLQCRICAGNAQKECSLGRLSTGCTHVQY from the coding sequence GTGTCCGACCCCGCCGCAACAGGCTCCGCTCTCCCGTTCTTTATGACGGCGATCGGTGCTCTCGGGCTGCTCCTCGGGCTGCTGGCCGAATTACTCATCCGGCGCCTGCTGCCCCATCTGGCGGCTACACCATCCACGATAGCCAGGATCACGACGGCGGCCGTCACCTTCGGGCTGTCCGCTTTGCTCGCATGGCGCTTCGGCGCGGCAGCTGAGCTGCCGGCCTATTTGCTGCTCGCTATCGCCGGGGTCCAGCTGGCGCGGATCGACGTCCTTCACCACTTGCTTCCGAACCGGCTAGTACTCCCCCTGCTGGGCGCCGGGCTGCTACTGCTGACGCTCGCAGCAGGAGCAGCCGGCGAAGCAGAAAACCTGGTGCGTGGCGTCGGTGGCGCCGTAATTTTGTTCGCGGGTTACCTGATTCTTGCTCTGGCCAGCCGAAACGGCCTCGGAATGGGCGACGTCAAGCTCGCAGCACCACTCGGACTGTACCTGGGCTACCAAGGCTGGTCTCAGCTGTTCTACGGCGGCGCCCTGGGCTTCGTTGCGGGTGGCCTGGTATTCCCTCGTCCTTATGCTGAGAAACCGCGGAAACAAGCCACGGGAAGTCGCTCACGGCCCGTCCATGCTTTGCGCCGCCCTGACGGTCATCCTCTTGATGCCCTGACTCCCAGTGGGCTCCAGTGCAGGCCCGGGAATTTGCAGCTCCAATGCAGGATCTGCGCAGGGAACGCACAGAAAGAGTGCAGTTTGGGAAGACTTAGCACAGGATGCACCCACGTCCAATATTGA
- the rplM gene encoding 50S ribosomal protein L13, whose product MRTYTPKPGDINRQWHVIDATDVVLGRLASQTAILLRGKHKATFASHMDMGDFVIIINAEKVALTGAKLEQKRAYRHSGYPGGLTSVNYAELLESNPVRAVEKAIKGMLPKNSLAAQQLGKLKVYRGAEHPHAAQQPKTFEITQVAQ is encoded by the coding sequence GTGCGTACGTACACCCCGAAGCCCGGCGATATCAACCGCCAGTGGCATGTCATTGACGCCACAGACGTTGTCCTTGGTCGTCTCGCGAGCCAGACCGCAATCCTGCTGCGCGGCAAGCACAAGGCCACCTTTGCGTCCCACATGGACATGGGCGACTTCGTCATCATCATCAACGCTGAAAAGGTCGCCCTCACCGGCGCCAAGCTGGAGCAGAAGCGCGCATACCGCCACTCCGGCTACCCGGGCGGCCTGACCTCCGTCAACTACGCGGAGCTGCTGGAATCCAACCCGGTCCGCGCTGTGGAGAAGGCCATCAAGGGCATGCTCCCCAAGAACTCCCTCGCTGCACAGCAGCTGGGCAAGCTGAAGGTCTACCGCGGTGCAGAGCACCCGCACGCCGCTCAGCAGCCCAAGACTTTCGAAATCACCCAGGTCGCCCAGTAG
- the rpsI gene encoding 30S ribosomal protein S9 produces the protein MAQNEELTTEAVEAEENLTSYTSESGPVEAEAPKKERPALTVAGAAVGRRKEAVARVRIVPGTGKWTINGRELANYFPNKLHQQDVNEPFKILDLDGAYDVIARIHGGGISGQAGALRLGIARSLNEIDTENNRATLKKAGYLRRDARVIERKKAGLKKARKAQQYSKR, from the coding sequence GTGGCTCAGAACGAAGAACTGACCACCGAAGCCGTTGAGGCTGAGGAAAACCTGACCAGCTACACCTCGGAAAGCGGTCCTGTTGAAGCAGAAGCGCCGAAGAAGGAACGCCCGGCCCTCACGGTCGCCGGCGCAGCAGTTGGCCGCCGCAAGGAAGCTGTCGCCCGCGTGCGCATCGTGCCCGGCACCGGCAAGTGGACCATCAACGGCCGCGAACTGGCCAACTACTTCCCGAACAAGCTGCACCAGCAGGATGTCAACGAACCCTTCAAGATCCTCGATCTTGATGGCGCCTACGACGTCATTGCCCGCATCCACGGCGGCGGCATCTCCGGTCAGGCCGGTGCCCTGCGCCTCGGTATCGCCCGTTCCCTGAACGAGATCGATACCGAGAACAACCGCGCGACCCTCAAGAAGGCCGGTTACCTTCGCCGTGACGCACGCGTCATCGAGCGTAAGAAGGCTGGTCTCAAGAAGGCCCGTAAGGCTCAGCAGTACTCCAAGCGCTAA
- the glmM gene encoding phosphoglucosamine mutase: MSRLFGTDGVRGLANGLLTAELALQLAQAAAVVLGHNRTTSRARPRAVVARDPRASGEFLAAAVEAGLSSSGIDVYDAGVLPTPAAAYLVADLDADFGVMISASHNPAPDNGIKFFARGGQKLPDDVENAIEERLGQEPFRPVGGEVGRIQRFSDAEDRYIVHLLGTLPHRLDGLKVVLDCAHGAASGCSPQVFKDAGADLVVIGAEPDGLNINEGVGSTHLGPLKRAVLEHGADLGIAHDGDADRCLAVDHEGNEVDGDEIMAILAVALKAAGKLKDNVLVATVMSNLGLKIALRAAGISLRETGVGDRYVLEGMREGGFNLGGEQSGHVIFADHATTGDGVLTGLQIAAQVALTGRPLKELATVMTKLPQVLINVKGVDRTRVHGDEAVAAAVARAEAELGDTGRVLLRPSGTEPVVRVMVEAGDEGTAQAVAERLAQVVRTELALALVPD; the protein is encoded by the coding sequence ATGTCGAGATTATTTGGAACAGATGGTGTCCGAGGTTTGGCGAACGGCCTACTGACTGCGGAGCTGGCGTTGCAGCTGGCCCAGGCCGCCGCCGTCGTGCTGGGACACAACCGCACTACCAGCCGAGCACGACCCCGCGCCGTGGTCGCCCGCGACCCGCGCGCCAGCGGTGAGTTCCTCGCGGCTGCCGTGGAAGCAGGGCTCTCCAGTTCCGGCATCGACGTATACGACGCGGGCGTGCTCCCGACGCCGGCAGCGGCCTACCTGGTGGCCGACCTGGACGCGGACTTCGGCGTGATGATCTCCGCCTCCCATAACCCCGCCCCGGACAACGGGATCAAGTTCTTCGCCCGCGGCGGCCAGAAGCTGCCCGACGACGTCGAGAACGCCATCGAGGAGCGGCTGGGCCAGGAGCCCTTCCGTCCCGTCGGCGGCGAAGTGGGCCGCATTCAGCGCTTCTCGGACGCCGAGGACCGCTACATCGTGCACCTCCTCGGGACGCTTCCGCACCGCCTGGACGGGCTCAAAGTCGTCCTGGACTGCGCCCACGGTGCAGCCAGCGGCTGTTCCCCGCAGGTCTTCAAGGACGCAGGCGCGGATCTCGTGGTGATCGGCGCCGAACCCGACGGCCTCAACATCAACGAGGGCGTCGGCTCCACCCACCTGGGACCACTGAAGCGCGCTGTGCTGGAGCATGGCGCCGACCTGGGCATTGCCCACGACGGCGATGCGGACCGCTGCCTCGCCGTGGACCACGAGGGCAACGAGGTTGACGGCGACGAGATCATGGCCATCCTCGCTGTCGCCCTGAAGGCCGCGGGGAAGCTCAAGGACAATGTCCTGGTCGCGACCGTGATGAGCAACCTGGGACTCAAGATCGCGCTGCGCGCGGCCGGTATCAGCCTGCGCGAGACCGGAGTGGGGGACCGCTACGTCCTCGAGGGAATGCGCGAAGGCGGCTTCAACCTCGGCGGCGAGCAGTCCGGGCACGTCATCTTTGCCGACCACGCCACGACCGGCGACGGCGTCCTGACGGGTCTCCAGATTGCGGCCCAGGTGGCCCTCACGGGACGGCCCCTGAAGGAGCTGGCCACGGTCATGACCAAGCTTCCGCAGGTCCTCATCAACGTCAAGGGCGTGGACCGCACCCGGGTGCACGGCGACGAGGCCGTGGCCGCGGCCGTTGCGCGCGCCGAAGCCGAGCTCGGCGACACCGGGCGGGTCCTCCTGCGTCCTTCCGGCACGGAGCCCGTGGTGCGGGTGATGGTCGAGGCCGGAGACGAAGGGACCGCCCAGGCCGTCGCTGAACGCCTGGCTCAGGTGGTCCGGACCGAACTGGCGCTGGCGCTCGTTCCGGACTGA
- a CDS encoding D-alanyl-D-alanine carboxypeptidase family protein — protein sequence MAGSGLAALAACAPETPPPPSSAAGIATTKAAPASSASPLVPPLASTPAAAATSAAAAPAPAPPAATAPAAPRHSLIDPASPWVVVNKHRPLAPSTFKPTDLVRPAVRLAAAGEASLLNGTTAAAAEKMFAAAAGAGVTLTLASGYRSYVTQAATYSGYVKSQGQAAADTASARPGYSEHQTGWAFDIGDGSGADSFTPRFAQQPAAVWAQANAHLFGFVVRYPWMLHGITGYYYEPWHLRYIGPEVATEMKNGGIGTLEEYFGLEAAPAYL from the coding sequence ATGGCCGGTTCCGGACTGGCGGCCCTTGCCGCCTGCGCCCCCGAAACTCCTCCCCCGCCGTCGTCCGCGGCCGGCATTGCCACCACGAAGGCGGCTCCGGCATCCAGCGCCAGCCCGCTGGTGCCACCTTTGGCATCAACCCCGGCGGCCGCGGCAACGTCCGCGGCTGCCGCCCCCGCACCGGCACCGCCCGCAGCAACCGCCCCGGCGGCGCCGCGGCACTCGCTCATCGATCCGGCGAGTCCCTGGGTTGTGGTCAACAAGCACCGGCCGCTGGCGCCCTCCACGTTCAAGCCGACGGACCTTGTCCGGCCGGCCGTCCGTCTCGCCGCGGCCGGTGAGGCCTCCCTGCTTAACGGCACGACGGCGGCAGCTGCGGAGAAGATGTTCGCGGCCGCGGCCGGGGCCGGCGTGACCCTGACTCTTGCCAGCGGGTACCGTTCCTATGTCACGCAGGCGGCCACGTACAGCGGCTACGTGAAATCGCAAGGACAAGCCGCTGCGGATACCGCCTCGGCCCGGCCGGGCTATTCCGAGCATCAGACCGGCTGGGCCTTCGACATCGGCGACGGCAGCGGGGCGGACAGCTTCACGCCCCGGTTCGCCCAGCAGCCGGCAGCAGTCTGGGCGCAGGCCAATGCCCACCTGTTCGGCTTCGTGGTGCGCTACCCCTGGATGCTGCACGGGATCACCGGCTATTACTACGAGCCCTGGCATCTGCGTTACATCGGCCCGGAGGTGGCCACCGAGATGAAGAACGGTGGCATCGGCACGCTGGAGGAGTACTTCGGCCTGGAAGCCGCCCCGGCCTACCTGTAA
- the coaA gene encoding type I pantothenate kinase, which yields MTLQRNEANGDGVSPFVELDRQTWSRLAAQMEQPLNEEDVLRLRGLGDPLDMKEVREVYLPLSRLLHLYVEAAGQLHSATTTFLGEKTQRTPFVIGVAGSVAVGKSTIARVLREMLRRWPGTPNVELITTDGFLYPLAELKRRQLLERKGFPESYDRRSLLRFVSEIKGGAEEVRAPWYSHVTYDIVPGKEVVVRRPDVLIVEGLNVLAPARPRHDGRQGLALSDFFDFSIYVDAKTSYIEEWYVDRFRKLRTTAFAQPESYFHRYATLSDAEAELTAREIWKRINEPNLEENVLPTRGRAQLVLTKDADHSIRRMLLRKV from the coding sequence GTGACTTTGCAACGCAATGAAGCGAACGGCGACGGCGTCTCCCCGTTCGTGGAGCTGGACCGGCAGACCTGGTCCCGGCTCGCCGCCCAGATGGAGCAGCCTCTTAATGAAGAGGACGTGCTCAGGCTGCGCGGTCTCGGCGATCCGCTCGATATGAAGGAAGTCCGCGAGGTCTATCTTCCCCTGTCCCGGCTCCTGCACCTGTATGTGGAGGCGGCCGGCCAGCTGCATTCGGCGACCACCACTTTCCTCGGTGAGAAGACCCAGCGGACGCCGTTCGTGATCGGCGTCGCCGGCTCGGTTGCGGTGGGAAAATCAACGATCGCCCGCGTGCTCCGCGAGATGCTCCGCCGCTGGCCCGGGACCCCCAACGTGGAACTCATCACCACGGACGGCTTCCTCTACCCGCTGGCCGAGCTCAAGCGCCGTCAGCTGCTGGAACGTAAGGGCTTTCCGGAGTCCTATGACCGCCGCAGCCTGCTCCGCTTCGTGAGCGAAATCAAGGGCGGCGCCGAGGAAGTCCGGGCCCCGTGGTATTCCCACGTGACCTACGACATTGTGCCGGGCAAAGAAGTGGTGGTGCGGCGCCCTGATGTGCTGATCGTGGAGGGACTCAATGTCCTGGCCCCGGCCCGGCCCCGGCACGACGGCCGGCAGGGCCTGGCCCTGAGTGACTTCTTCGACTTTTCAATCTATGTTGATGCCAAGACGAGCTACATCGAGGAGTGGTACGTGGACCGTTTCCGGAAGCTGCGAACCACCGCCTTTGCGCAGCCCGAGTCCTATTTCCACCGCTACGCCACACTCTCCGATGCCGAGGCCGAGCTGACTGCCCGCGAAATCTGGAAGCGCATTAACGAGCCGAACCTGGAGGAGAACGTCCTGCCCACCCGGGGGCGGGCGCAGCTGGTCCTCACGAAGGACGCAGACCACTCCATCCGGCGGATGCTTCTGAGGAAGGTCTAG
- the glmS gene encoding glutamine--fructose-6-phosphate transaminase (isomerizing) codes for MCGIVGYVGHSAGRVSNGHNALDVVLEGLRRLEYRGYDSAGIAVVADGTISTRKKSGKLSNLIAELEASPLPESVTGIGHTRWATHGGPTDQNAHPHLADGGKLALIHNGIIENFAELKLELLGKGVEFRSETDTEIAAALLGDIYRNQLNGDVSSGSLTKAMQLACQRLEGAFTLLAVHADQPDVVVAARRNSPLVVGLGEGENFLGSDVSGFIDYTRRAVELGQDQIVTITADSVEITDFYGAPAEGKEYKVDWDPASAEKGGFPSFMEKEIHDQPDAVLQTLLGRSDIHGKLTLDELRIDPQLLKSVDKIIVLACGTSAYAGQVAKYAIEHWCRIPTEVELSHEFRYRDPIVDENTLIVSISQSGETMDTLMAVRYAKEQGAKTVSICNTNGSTIPRESDAVLYTHAGPEIAVASTKAFLAQITAAYLLGLYLAQLRGNKFQGEIKDILADLGKIPAKIQKILDNEGQIKELGAAMADAKSVLFLGRHVGFPVAMEGALKLKELAYIHAEGFAAGELKHGPIALIEEGQPVFVVVPSPRGRDSLHAKVVSNIQEVRARGAKTIVIAEEGDESVQAYAEHVFYIPETPTLLAPLLSTVPLQIFALALASAKGYDVDQPRNLAKSVTVE; via the coding sequence ATGTGTGGAATCGTTGGATATGTAGGCCACTCCGCTGGCCGGGTAAGTAATGGACACAATGCCTTGGATGTCGTCCTCGAAGGATTGCGCCGCCTGGAGTACCGGGGCTACGACTCGGCGGGGATCGCGGTCGTCGCGGACGGAACCATTTCGACTCGCAAGAAGTCGGGCAAGCTGAGCAACCTGATCGCCGAACTCGAGGCCAGTCCGCTCCCTGAATCCGTGACGGGCATCGGCCACACCCGCTGGGCAACGCACGGCGGCCCCACGGACCAGAATGCGCACCCGCACCTGGCCGACGGCGGGAAGCTGGCGCTGATCCACAACGGCATCATCGAAAACTTCGCCGAACTCAAGCTGGAGCTGCTGGGCAAGGGCGTGGAGTTCCGCTCCGAGACGGACACCGAGATTGCCGCCGCGCTGCTGGGCGACATTTACCGGAACCAGCTCAACGGTGACGTCTCCAGCGGCAGTCTCACCAAGGCCATGCAGCTTGCCTGCCAACGTCTCGAAGGCGCCTTCACCCTTTTGGCCGTGCACGCCGATCAGCCCGACGTCGTCGTGGCCGCACGCCGGAACTCACCGCTCGTGGTGGGCCTCGGCGAGGGGGAGAACTTCCTCGGCTCCGACGTCTCGGGTTTCATCGACTACACGCGCCGCGCCGTCGAGCTGGGCCAGGACCAGATCGTCACAATCACCGCCGACTCCGTGGAGATCACCGACTTCTATGGTGCTCCCGCGGAAGGCAAGGAGTACAAAGTCGACTGGGACCCGGCTTCGGCGGAAAAGGGCGGTTTTCCGTCCTTCATGGAAAAGGAAATCCACGACCAGCCTGATGCCGTCCTGCAGACCCTGCTGGGCCGCTCCGACATTCATGGCAAGCTGACGCTGGACGAGCTCCGGATTGACCCGCAGCTGCTCAAGAGCGTCGACAAGATCATCGTCCTGGCCTGTGGCACCTCCGCCTATGCCGGCCAGGTCGCGAAATACGCGATCGAGCACTGGTGCCGGATTCCCACGGAGGTGGAGCTCTCGCATGAATTCCGTTACCGGGATCCGATCGTCGATGAGAACACCCTGATCGTCTCGATTTCCCAGTCCGGCGAGACGATGGACACCTTGATGGCCGTCCGCTACGCCAAGGAACAGGGCGCCAAGACGGTCTCCATCTGCAACACCAACGGGTCCACCATCCCCCGGGAGTCCGACGCCGTGCTGTACACGCACGCCGGGCCGGAGATTGCGGTGGCCTCCACCAAGGCGTTCCTGGCGCAGATCACCGCCGCTTACCTGCTGGGCCTTTATTTGGCACAGTTGCGCGGCAACAAGTTCCAGGGCGAAATCAAGGACATCCTGGCGGACCTGGGCAAGATCCCGGCCAAGATCCAGAAAATCCTGGACAACGAAGGCCAGATAAAGGAACTCGGCGCAGCGATGGCGGACGCCAAGTCCGTGTTGTTCCTGGGACGCCACGTCGGATTCCCGGTGGCCATGGAAGGTGCGCTCAAGCTCAAGGAGCTCGCCTACATCCACGCTGAAGGCTTCGCGGCCGGTGAATTGAAGCACGGGCCGATCGCGCTGATCGAGGAGGGCCAGCCGGTCTTCGTCGTTGTCCCCTCGCCTCGCGGCCGGGACTCGCTGCATGCCAAGGTGGTCTCCAACATCCAGGAGGTCCGGGCGCGCGGCGCCAAGACGATTGTGATCGCGGAAGAGGGTGACGAATCGGTCCAGGCCTACGCCGAGCACGTCTTCTACATCCCGGAGACGCCGACGCTGCTGGCCCCGCTGCTCAGCACGGTCCCGTTGCAGATCTTCGCTCTCGCACTTGCCTCCGCCAAGGGGTACGACGTGGACCAGCCACGCAACCTGGCCAAGAGCGTGACCGTAGAATAG
- a CDS encoding holo-ACP synthase, whose translation MIVGIGIDVVDIERFGRQLERTPGLRDRLFVPAERELNTRSLAARFAAKEAVAKVLGAPAGMNWQDCWIGLDQNGPTIQVKGTVLAVAESKGVKRWHLSMSHDGGIATATVLAEG comes from the coding sequence ATGATTGTTGGGATCGGCATAGACGTCGTAGACATTGAACGGTTCGGCCGGCAACTGGAGCGCACCCCCGGGCTGCGCGACAGGTTGTTCGTCCCCGCGGAACGCGAACTGAACACGCGGTCGCTGGCCGCCCGGTTCGCCGCAAAGGAGGCCGTGGCCAAGGTCCTCGGGGCTCCGGCCGGGATGAACTGGCAGGACTGCTGGATCGGGCTGGACCAGAACGGGCCCACGATCCAGGTCAAAGGCACTGTGCTGGCCGTGGCGGAGTCGAAAGGCGTCAAGCGCTGGCACCTCTCGATGAGTCACGACGGCGGGATCGCCACCGCGACGGTTCTCGCCGAGGGCTGA
- a CDS encoding NAD(P)H-hydrate epimerase, whose product MISAYTGTQVRQAEKPLLESGTGAALMQRAAYGLANAVVRELLGRGQRRYGASVAVLAGKGNNGGDGLFAAALLAGRGMSTTAVLTSGDAHTEGLAAFEKAGGRVIRLAAENVAEASAAARRADVLIDAVLGTGAQGGLRGPAAALIRELELSRPRSRSPLVVACDIPSGVDADTGEAQAPVLTADLTVTFGAAKTGLLTDPGANFSGRVQLVPIGIETHLPAPDLRRLEAEDLAGLLSRPERRSHKYSRGVLGVVAGSDRYPGAAVLACQGALASGVGMVRYLGPPGVADLVLRACPEVVCAPEGPADTHVQAWLLGPGLDDGASAQLERVREAAATGLPTVADAGALPALPRELSERTVLTPHAGELAALLARYGDDSGRDGVRDAPLAAARRAARLTGATVLLKGATTLVAAPAGAVFSQAEATPWMATAGSGDVLAGVLGSLLAQLGGQDEAFAARGITAGDRWAGMAAMAASLHGRAGGRASAGGPVTASAIAQALPAVLRDL is encoded by the coding sequence ATGATCAGCGCCTACACCGGAACCCAAGTACGCCAGGCTGAAAAGCCACTCCTGGAGTCCGGTACCGGCGCTGCTCTCATGCAGCGGGCCGCCTACGGGCTGGCCAACGCCGTCGTCCGGGAGCTGCTCGGCCGGGGGCAGCGCCGCTACGGCGCGAGCGTGGCGGTCCTCGCCGGCAAGGGCAACAACGGCGGCGACGGACTGTTCGCCGCCGCGCTGCTGGCCGGCCGCGGCATGAGCACGACGGCGGTGCTCACGTCCGGAGACGCCCACACCGAAGGCCTCGCGGCCTTTGAAAAGGCCGGCGGCCGGGTAATCCGCCTGGCGGCTGAGAACGTCGCGGAAGCGTCCGCCGCGGCCCGGCGGGCCGACGTTCTCATTGATGCCGTCCTGGGAACGGGCGCCCAGGGCGGGCTGAGGGGACCCGCTGCTGCCCTGATCCGGGAGCTGGAGCTGTCCCGGCCGCGCTCCCGTTCCCCTTTGGTGGTGGCCTGTGACATTCCCAGCGGCGTCGACGCCGACACCGGGGAGGCCCAGGCCCCGGTCCTGACAGCCGATCTGACGGTGACCTTCGGAGCCGCCAAAACCGGACTGCTGACCGACCCCGGCGCGAATTTTTCCGGGCGCGTCCAGCTGGTCCCGATCGGGATCGAAACCCACCTGCCGGCACCGGACCTGCGCCGGCTGGAAGCCGAAGACCTGGCCGGGCTGCTGTCCCGTCCCGAACGGCGCTCCCACAAGTATTCCCGCGGGGTCCTCGGCGTCGTGGCCGGCTCGGATCGCTACCCCGGCGCCGCGGTGCTGGCCTGCCAGGGCGCCCTCGCCTCCGGCGTCGGCATGGTGCGGTACTTGGGTCCGCCCGGCGTCGCCGACCTGGTCCTCCGGGCCTGCCCGGAGGTGGTCTGCGCCCCGGAGGGCCCGGCCGACACCCATGTCCAGGCCTGGCTGCTGGGTCCCGGCCTCGACGACGGCGCCTCCGCACAGCTTGAGCGGGTCCGCGAGGCCGCCGCCACCGGGCTGCCCACCGTGGCGGACGCCGGCGCCTTGCCCGCCCTGCCGCGTGAGCTCTCGGAGCGGACGGTCCTGACCCCGCACGCCGGGGAACTGGCTGCCCTGCTGGCGCGGTATGGGGACGACTCCGGCCGTGACGGAGTGCGGGATGCGCCCCTCGCCGCGGCACGCCGGGCAGCCAGGCTGACCGGCGCCACCGTGTTGCTCAAGGGCGCCACTACGCTCGTCGCGGCGCCGGCCGGAGCGGTCTTCAGCCAGGCGGAGGCCACGCCGTGGATGGCGACGGCCGGCAGCGGGGACGTCCTCGCCGGGGTGCTCGGCTCGCTGCTGGCCCAGCTGGGCGGCCAGGACGAGGCGTTCGCCGCGCGGGGAATCACGGCCGGGGACCGCTGGGCGGGGATGGCAGCGATGGCCGCAAGCCTGCACGGACGGGCCGGAGGGCGCGCTTCCGCGGGGGGACCCGTGACAGCCAGCGCCATCGCGCAGGCACTCCCGGCGGTGCTGCGGGATTTGTAA